The DNA window gcaataataatgaaaaaaaataaaatttagtaggtactaaaatattttccttccttAACTTTTGTGTTTGTGCCGCTCACCCTTTTTCAACACGATTTTGCACATTAACATTTCTATCTtagcttctttcatcaaagatAGGTGTGAACTAATTTTCTTGCTTAATCCCTTTTCTTATGGTCAGGTGGCTAACATCGTGAAGGTTAAATAAGACATGTGATAAGCAAGCAGAGTAGTCAAGCCAAAAAAACAAGCGATTTTCGTTCGATCACAAAATCAATCGTAAAAGACCAAGTAAAACAATTAAGCTTAGTAAAAATTGAGTCGGATTGTGTTTTGACCCGTTACATAACCCATTTTGACCCaaataaatttggattgggtTGAGTTGGGTTGGGTCTTAACCCATAATAACCTACCTAAATTTGACCCAACCCACCCAATTGTCACCCCTATTTAGGAggtaatttattataattttacaaaCATAGGTTGTGGTGCAGTGTTGAGACTACTTTACCTTAACCAAATGTCTCAGGTTCGAGTCCTAGGTAGGAATGAAATCATGTTGAGAGAGTCACCCTTAAATAAGTTTATAGTGCGCAATTCGAATTCAGCTAGCGCTTCAAAACAAGCTCTGAACACCGaatggaaaaacaaaaaaaatattataattttttagaaatgtGTTGGGAGCTGATTAACAAGAAGAAATGTTTACAGCTTATGATTGGCCACATGATTCTGTCCACATAAAATTACCCCCTTATCAAACTATCGATAGAATTCTCACATATGGATAGAGATGCCGATTCATACATAGCTCGAAAGGCTCGTTTGAATGATTCATAAACCCTCGTCAGAATAAACACGCAAGGAACTAACTTCCCTTTTCATTGTGCATTTTTCGAACAACAAATACGACTATAGAATTGAATTTGCTTCCCTTCATTATCAAGCTTATCAAATAAAAAGTCACGCATAAACATATGGATAGGGATGTCATTTCACATGCCTAAAAAGACTCGTTTTAATGATTCATAAACCCTCATCAGGATAAACAAGCAAGGAACTAGTATGCCTTCTCACCGTGCATTTTTTGAACAAAGTAGACAACTATAGGATTGATTCACTATGCAAGAAATGCTTGTTTCATATCTTCTGCATGTTTCTTATATGTGGAACTTGAATACATAAAGTAGATAAGGCTAGGTGAGAAATGGTTCCCTTTCCAACAGATCCTCATACATCTATACGTAAACATTGGTGCTCTTCTAGCTTCCTCTTTCTATAGATATGAAAACCATAAAACGTTGATCAGAGAGCAGGGTTATTCCACTACTTAACTTCCAATTCGTCTCTGACCATCAAATGAAAGGTAAATAACCCGTCCTCCTCCTTCAAACTTTCGGTTATGTCGGTGCTTGAAATTTGTCAAGTTCCAAACATTCTAAATTGGATTAGACAAATATCAGTGTATCCTTTATTAGTCACTCATTTAACGATAAATAACTACAAGTAACAGAGACAAACAATTTAAGTAACGGAAAATCCACATGcagaaaaacaaattgattgACTATTAATAAACAACTATGGGAAATTCAAGTGGCTTAAGTCAACTACAACTAGAAGGCACGTCGATCTTGAAATATGGAATAGAAGAGTTTCAGTCAGTTCAACATGCTATCTTTGTCCCGTGATAGCTTCATCCAAGCACTGATATTAACAAAGCTACAGTTCACCAGACAAAATTGGAATTTCAATTTTGGTTTGATACCTCGAAATATATTTTTGTCTAGAAGAAAGTAATGCGGCTTCTAGTAGTCCggttttttttaatcattatatGGAGAGCAGAGTTACAAGACAGATTAcaggaaaaggaaaataaaaattactgcTACACAGATTGCAACAGCAAATCCAGAGAAGTATTTGGAAACATGTAGATcacttatcttcttcttcagcaTCCGGCTCCGCAAAGAGTGTCTCAGGTTGTGTATCAGCATATGCTGGAGCAATAAATTTTGGATCTTTTGCAGCTGCATCAGCATGCTTCAAGATTGCTTCTCTAGGATCCTCCTCCATCCAAGTCTCCTTTATCAAGCCACCTTGCTGCAAAAACATGCAAAGAGTTAGGTCAATTCACCCAGCATTAATATGTTGAGAAGAGAAGATGAAATGGGGGTGAGGAGTAACAACTGAAATAAAGTAGACActgtagttttgttttatttgggAAGAGAGGAGAAATACAAGATCAATAAATTCTATAGCAACTAGCAATATAAAGGAAGGCCACAAGAAGAAATTTTTCCTTCTCAATAGCAAGACAGGCGAGAGAccaaattctcaaaaagcaTCCATCTACACTTGCCCAAGTAAAAACAAGAATTTTACTGAAGCACAAACTTAAATATAATGAATGGTCTACGACTACACGTGCAGACACCATCTTTCTGACTACACATAATGTGAATAGCATACATGCAGATAATTTCCTACATGCCACCAGGTGCTATTGCCTATTATTACCTTGATACAGCGGTTGCATTTTTCAAGATCATGGggttctctctctctctcccttttGGGGGAAATTTCGTGAGGTTCTTAGGGTTTAAGGGAAGAGCATGGTAGTTGAGTTGTCAGTTGTCACAAAATACACTGGCAAATGAGGCTGAGGTAAACTGCTGATGTGGTCGTACCTAAACTTTAAGGATCACTCTCTGATAATAGTGAGTTGAGGGTAGTGGGTTGATTATACATCTCCGATGAGGGAACAGTTACTGACATAGGGATAACTTAGGTTTCAAAACACGAGGTAGCATTGACTGTCAACAGTCATGGAGGCATGCTATGAAGAGATAAAAACAACCAGCTCTGTTACTCCACCTTTTCTCTTCCCGAAACTAAAGGTCTAGAGtatatagaaaggaaaataaaacaaagaacaaagaaaagatcAGATTTTCTGCAACCACAGATGCTGGTTCttttcaaacaaattataaatgatACAAGACATTGTTAATAAGGATATTACCTTAAGAAGGTATTGTGTTAACAAGCTTCCCTTGGTTGAACCAACTCTACCACCAAAACCTGGCCCTGTTATTGGCAGCTCAGGTTTATGCGACTTCAGTGGATCCTTCAGTTCTTTCTCTCGCTGACGCTTGCGACTAGGTTGATCTCTAAATAAGGGTAATGCATGTGGATTATGAATAACTGGTTCTGCCTGGAAATCATCCACAGACTTTTTCCTGGGTGCACGAGCAACACAAACTAGTGCTCCTCTTTCACTCAGTGTTGGATCATATAAAATGTGTGTTCCACCTTCATGTTTATCCCCAACCGTTGCAAAGATCTGAGATAGAAGGGACAACTTTTAGACCAAAATCTCAACCTTTATGCATGCTAAGATGAGAAATGAAAACAGAGAGTAGGAGAAGTTGGTGCACAGGAAACGAGCTTCTAAAACTACATAtaccttttctttctttcttgggATGAAGACTTTTGCGGGACGCAGGTTTAAAAAGACACAGTACAGCATGgttataaaaaatgtatttccCCCTTCATGATATACATAGTGGTCACCAGTCACCACAACATGTGTAGTAATCAAGTGACCTCACGGAATATTTTCTAGACTAGGAGTAATCTGAAACTACCTGGTTCAGCCTAGGGTGCCAGGCACACTGTACAACACTGTAAGAAGTAGATATTCCAACTCTTGACACTAGCTCTAGCTTTTCTCGATCAAAGAAGCATAGCATTCCTCCAGTAGTCCCATCTTTTTCAACAGACGTCCCAGTTATGAATAATTGTTCATCAGGACTAAATGCAACATTAGTTTGAGCATAATTATTTGGGAGATCATCAAACACTTTCAAGGGTTCTTTCATCTGGCGCAAATCCCAAACCTATGAAGCCAAGTCAAGATTATTATGCATCAGAGAAGATGAATGCCTGTGTACAAACTAAATATCAGGCTCACTTCAAATTTTACTAATACCTTTAAGGAACCATCAAAACTTCTTGACAGCAGTATCCGCCCATCACTTGAAAATTTGACTCCTGTAATATCATCTGAGTGGGCATTTGCTACATATATATCTGGCCTGCTCCCCCATCCAGGTTTAAGATTCCATATCTTTAAGAAAGAAGTTCATATGAGCAAGGATGAGCTGAGACAAACAAACACAGAAAATTGAAATATGTCTTTCTTACACTCAATCTGTAGGAGAAATACCTGTATAGAACCATCTCCTACACCACCTGCAATGCTTTTTCCTTCCCGATCCCAAGCACATGTCGTTACAGGAACTCTCCCAGGCCGAGCAAGTTTTGGTTTAATGACCTACACAGTGAAGCTAGTCACAATCAGACTTAGGTTCAGGTCGGAACCTGTTAACATCAAGAAGGCAAATACAATAACAGCAACAAGGACATCAATGTTGTTTTGGTCAATGAAGTGCAAGAAAGATCCCCTGTTCCAGATCCAAAAGGGGAAAATGGAGTCGGAAGGTTAAACGACCTCAGAAGAGGTTAAAATGAAAGGTAAAAGTGGTGTCACATTCTAGAAGCAGTAAGGTATTACCCTAGTGTTTGATTTCACAATAGTCCATATTGAGCAACTTTATTAAGAGATTTACATATGGTGTATTTGTATCATCCTGCAAGGCAATTCATCTGACCTCTCCAACCCCAATGCCTCTTTTTTTCACATACAGGTAAAAAGGAGATTCCTCCTCCATTAAGAAAACTAAATATAAGAATATCTCAATTACCCCAGCTAAAGGAAATGGCCAAATGACTCCAATCTGAATATGTTGCTTTAATTCTTTAACTCAGTATTAAATTTACAGTAGAGATGAGGATTCCACTATAGGTCATATTATCTGAAATTGCGGAAAAAAAGGTCCTTCCTCCAGTCACTCGATAGTACATGTTGTAGCAGTCAATGACATCCAGTTGTCCACCATGCTATGCAAAATCGTCTATTTACTGAGGAACACAAACCTGCTTTTGACTCTTAAAGTCATTGACATCCCACAGGCGCAACGAACCATCCTCTGACGAAGTTAAAATTGTCTCCTTTGTTTTAGGGTGCCATTCTCCACATGTCAATCCAGATATATGACCTTTTGTATTCTTAAGATCACGTATATACATGTCTCCTCTAACAAATTCCCCAAGTGTAAGTCCATCGCGATCATAGATCTGAAATACAAAAAGATAAATCAAGTTAAACCACACACATGCATAGACTACTGATGAGAGTACAGAACCATGCATAGACTAGCACCTTTGCTTGGGCTGACCCAGTAACACATAAAAATCGGTCTGCTGTTGGACTCCAGCTCAAACTACGAACTTGATGCCCTTCAGATGGTTCCAGCTGTCTAAACGACTGTAACCGAGCATTCATTCCTTGAAAATCATACATCCGAACAGTATAGTCATAACTACCAGATAGAACCCTTGATCCTGAATGGTCCACAGTAAGAGCTGACACAACCTGCCAGAAGTGTCAGAAAACATCTCTTTAGAAAGACCCTCTAGGAAGATAAAGAAAGGAAGATTTAAGCTGAGGATAGGACATTCCCTCTTAATTTCTATACTGCATGCAGACACACCTCACTTGATCAAGCACAACAATTCCAACCCGCATTAACAATAAGCACGATAACATTTTAATTAGATAACCAAATTCAAACTGGATCTTCTTTGCAAGTTTAAACTCCATTTAAGATGCATGTGCACATAACATATGCATTCAAGTAAGTATAGGTGGAACACTAAATTCAATCTAGGAGAGGGATGAACTTCAATCTATTAGCAAgacatcaagaactcaaaacgAAAGTTACCAACCAATCAACTATTTATCGACCCCAAACAAGCTGGACTCAACCTACAAATCCTCTATATCGACATCCAGAGGCCTCATCATATTATCACTATTTTTAAGCTGTCCATAATTTATCCAGCAGAGTAAGGACTGAATATGCTAAGCTCACACAGGCTAGGTTGAACGAGCTGATAATGTAATGGTTGAAGACTTGAAGGACACCATACATGTACATTAAGGAAGgcacaaacaaaagaaataaaattggcACCTTTGTATGTCCTTTCAGTACTATTTCATTACTCAAAGGTATCCTATActgattttgttgttgttcttcttcttccataTCGTCCTCCGAGTCTGACCCCATTGAGCCCGATGGCGGTGGAGGTGGCCCAATCATCTCCCCATCCTCCTCTTCTAACGGAGGTCGTGGTGGCCCAATCATTTCACCATCCTCATCCTCCTCCGTCTTTGCATCAACAGCAGGTCGAGGTGGTCCAATTATACCACtatcttcctcctcttcctcttccttgtCATTGCTCGAGCTCAAGCCAGCAGGAGGACGACTCGGCCCGATAATCTTCGACTTAGAATTGGAATCATGActagatttagggtttttgagGGAATTAAGCCAGGATTTGGAGGAAGAAGAGAGAGAAGGGAAAGGTGATGGCTCGAGTTTACCGTCGGCAGGCTGAGTAACGGAGGCGGCGGCGGAGGTGTTGTTCCGGCGAGTAGCGTTGTGAACGAGTTCGAGAGATGTTTGAGATTTAGCTTGCTTACCGAACGACAACGGGAACTGTGCCCTAGCTCCGTCGTACATCTCTGCTTCATCGTCGGCCATACTAATAGTCTCACTGTGTATTCCCTATTTCTGAAACTATTTTTGATTTGCAGTAAATTTATAGATTCCGGGGGAATTTATGTGCCGCCATTAGAGAACTGTTGCCGGAGGGAAACTTTGGAGAAGAGGAAAATGGATCCACTCCGAATCCTGCCGTGATCCGACCCGGATAAATACTCTCTCCCTTCCATAATAAGTGAAttttttaaactatattttattttatttttatgattattattattatttttttattttgaaattcatttactgatcataaaaatagtatcagtaatttatttaaattggAGTAAAATAAGtatgattttatttgtatttggaTCATATTACTATATGAGTAATGAGTGtctattgtaattattttaagagtaattattctctaataatttgtttttgaaaataagaaagaatatTATTATGTTTCCTTTTAAATATCCTtgtttaaaagttgtttttttaattattattttttgtataaataactaattaaacaATTTGAATGAAGTGTGTAGATCATATATAATAAGGTTTGAAgtgtaaataaaaattaattttataatatagagAAAGTCccaaatagaaagaaaaaaaatttaattagaaattttgaatttgagttgactcaaaatatgaaatgaaaaattaatttattattaattaaaagttttaagTTCGACTCGACTAGAAAAAActaaatagaaaacaaaaatagatCCATTGATAAGGCATATCTCTAGAACCCCTAAATCCTCCCTCACCCTTTTCTTCCTCATTAGCTATGTCTACCAAAAAAGGCGGAGTTTCACTACCGGATCGTCCCGGCGCCGGAGATGGTATCATTTCTAGGTTTTCATCATCCATATCTGAATCACCGATTGTGTACCAAGGGAAGCGAGCCGCTTCCGATGTCGCGTTTGTAGCCAAGAAACTTTTCAAGAGCACCGGAAAAGCCGCCTGGATCGCCGGGACTACTTTTCTGATACTCGTTGTTCCGTTAATTATCGAGATGGATCGCGATGCGCAGCTCACTGAGCTCGAGATGCAACAAGCTAGCTTGTTGGGAGCACCTCCTCCTGCAGGAGCAAAGTGAGGATTTTGAtttcgtctttttttttttttttgtctttaggGATATGGATTACTTTTTAGTGATTTAGGAACCTTGGAATAAGACGATGGTATGGAATTTTCTAATTTAGGGTTTTGAAACCCAATCCGTATAATGTTTTGGGTCTTCATTATGTAATGGATCGTATTTTGGCAATTGCTTTCTCTATTACAATGTTATCATAAACAGGAATACCCAAATTTGCAGCTATCCTTGAGTGAGAACTTTCGAATTTAGCTTCTGTAGATGAAAAAAAGACTTCTTTTTAGTGTTTGAGGGAGTTGGCAATTATATGATGCTACAGGATGTTCGAATTTAGGGTTTTGCACACAACTTGTTTAGTGAGAATTTTCGATTTCAGCGTCTGTAGATGAAAAAAGTGTTCTTTGTTAGCGTTATGATGATATGGGATGTCTGAATTTAGTTTTTTGCACCCAACTTGTTTAATATCCTGGACAATGTTTCATGTAGCAGATCTGATATTGGCAATTGCCTTTTCTATCATTACGTTCTCATATGCAGGAATACACGGCTTCGAGAGCAAATTCTATTTGTTTTTAACCAGTTTGGATTGCCAGGCTTACTTGGTGATGGTAGTGACTAGGGTTATAGGTTGTTGAGCAGCTGGAGAGTTGCCATGAGTAAGTTTCGGGATGTTGGATTGTGATGTGGTGTTGCTAAAGACCTAGAGTTTTCTGGTCATAATCTGATACGCTAGATATTGGTGTTAGATGAGGTTGATTTTACTATCTAGTGGTTAAGAACAGAATATTTATGAAATACAGCAAATCTAGTTGGAAAATTTCTGCTAAACCTGATTTCAGAATGATGGtaaattttttactttcttatttttatattgtGAATAACGTGGAACGGATAAGAGGGATTCATATGGCTGACTCCAACTAGTTTGGGATTGAGATGCTATTAAATTAAGCCTGGTGGTTGAACTCAAGGACAGCCTAGATATGAATAGATTTAGTTCCGTGTCAAGGGAGAGGAGTGCTCAAGTGATAAGGAGAGTGTCATAGCTAGCTCATAACCTTTACTTGTTTGGATGCGACAATTTGGTTTCACCATTTGCGGATTTCTTACTTGTAAATTATGGCAGTACTAGTGAGCTCTTCATCACAGGTTTTTTGCCTCCTCAGAATGATGCTTGTAACTTCCCTCAATCATGTAGAAGGGCTAGTCCCTGATTTTTTCTATCTGGAAATAAAGTGTTTCATGCATCAGTActgtttctttcattttttattttttttttatgacaagggaaactctcagccgctaccctttgggtgcgcacagggtaaaacccccgctcctatgcaatagctcgcaaaccacataggagaggtaacccacactaggcaagcctggtgcaATGAgttcgacccagaaggcaaaccccatGTTTTCGCTgacaaggggtttcgaacttgagacctccaacatggaagtcccaagcccaaaccactgtttctttctttttgatgaATTAATTGATTTCATTAAAGGCATCAAGCATCAAAAAGATGTATAATTACAAGTAAAGTTGCAGAGTAGCATGAAAGAGCAAAAAAACCAACCCCGGCTACTCCAGCACTCAAATGCATCTTTGATCCTATGAGGTATAATCCAGCTGTTTCCAAAAACTGAACAAAACATATCCCAAATATGTGATGCAAATCTACAGGGCAACCACTTCCTTAAAATTCTCAGTTAGAGGCTTAGGAGAATTTTGCTAGTGTAGCTACTGAGAATTGGTTTTTACAAGAGACTGATGTAGAATTATTCAGTGGATTGGATTTGTTAAGAGAATAATATAGGGAGTCGTAGATGTATCAGCTGGAGGCACAAAGGGTGAGATTGAGCTGGATCTTTAGGTACCCACTGGAAGGGAAATTATTGATAAGCTCCCTAGAAGTTGGTTAGTCAGGTCATCTATCTGGTTGTTTAATTATAATGAGGTTTATGTGGTACTGACGTATCCCGGCTTTTATGCATTTGCCGAAATATGTGGAGAAAGATGATGAGCAAAGGAACAAGTAGACGTTGGAGATGTTGAGAATAACAGGTCAATAAGTCAGGTCATAAGCATTTCAATGGGCGATGATAAAGAAGGTAGAAGGCTGATGGTTCCAGTTTGAAGACTTTGAAACAAGACTTACTTTTAAGGGAGAAAAAAAGGTAGAGCATCAGGAA is part of the Solanum stenotomum isolate F172 chromosome 8, ASM1918654v1, whole genome shotgun sequence genome and encodes:
- the LOC125872929 gene encoding uncharacterized protein LOC125872929, with protein sequence MADDEAEMYDGARAQFPLSFGKQAKSQTSLELVHNATRRNNTSAAASVTQPADGKLEPSPFPSLSSSSKSWLNSLKNPKSSHDSNSKSKIIGPSRPPAGLSSSNDKEEEEEEDSGIIGPPRPAVDAKTEEDEDGEMIGPPRPPLEEEDGEMIGPPPPPSGSMGSDSEDDMEEEEQQQNQYRIPLSNEIVLKGHTKVVSALTVDHSGSRVLSGSYDYTVRMYDFQGMNARLQSFRQLEPSEGHQVRSLSWSPTADRFLCVTGSAQAKIYDRDGLTLGEFVRGDMYIRDLKNTKGHISGLTCGEWHPKTKETILTSSEDGSLRLWDVNDFKSQKQVIKPKLARPGRVPVTTCAWDREGKSIAGGVGDGSIQIWNLKPGWGSRPDIYVANAHSDDITGVKFSSDGRILLSRSFDGSLKVWDLRQMKEPLKVFDDLPNNYAQTNVAFSPDEQLFITGTSVEKDGTTGGMLCFFDREKLELVSRVGISTSYSVVQCAWHPRLNQIFATVGDKHEGGTHILYDPTLSERGALVCVARAPRKKSVDDFQAEPVIHNPHALPLFRDQPSRKRQREKELKDPLKSHKPELPITGPGFGGRVGSTKGSLLTQYLLKQGGLIKETWMEEDPREAILKHADAAAKDPKFIAPAYADTQPETLFAEPDAEEEDK
- the LOC125875015 gene encoding mitochondrial import receptor subunit TOM9-2, whose amino-acid sequence is MSTKKGGVSLPDRPGAGDGIISRFSSSISESPIVYQGKRAASDVAFVAKKLFKSTGKAAWIAGTTFLILVVPLIIEMDRDAQLTELEMQQASLLGAPPPAGAK